In Oceanivirga salmonicida, the following proteins share a genomic window:
- a CDS encoding DUF4125 family protein, with translation MDKEKIIKEILEKEWELFTNLKNTGGRANCQDNKEEFYNTRLSQWENLSRDINYSYLRDLNETIKQGRNLLFEKYAYMMEYTHKDEYDKIKDYLPAVDERNEKVIEKIENIVMEWERQFYNKYPKFCKNVRSMEEIKENDIAPAKVYLIGEHKSYSYTTNLLYLQYIKSLDYNLVEKIYQTLVAKKGLPNLDELESSL, from the coding sequence ATGGACAAAGAGAAAATAATAAAAGAAATATTAGAAAAAGAATGGGAACTATTTACTAATCTTAAAAATACTGGCGGTAGGGCAAATTGCCAAGATAATAAAGAAGAGTTCTATAACACTCGTTTAAGTCAGTGGGAAAATCTTAGTAGAGATATAAATTATAGTTATTTAAGAGATTTAAATGAAACAATTAAACAGGGTAGAAATTTACTTTTTGAAAAGTATGCATATATGATGGAATATACTCATAAGGATGAATACGATAAAATTAAAGATTATTTACCAGCAGTAGATGAGCGTAATGAAAAAGTTATAGAAAAAATAGAAAATATAGTTATGGAATGGGAAAGACAGTTCTATAATAAATACCCTAAATTTTGTAAAAATGTAAGATCTATGGAAGAGATAAAAGAAAATGATATAGCACCAGCAAAGGTGTATCTTATAGGAGAACATAAATCTTATTCATATACTACCAATTTACTGTATTTACAATATATAAAAAGTTTAGACTATAATTTGGTAGAAAAAATATATCAAACTTTGGTGGCCAAAAAAGGGTTACCTAATCTAGATGAATTAGAAAGTTCCCTATAA
- a CDS encoding DUF4037 domain-containing protein produces the protein MKGMLLAKKYYNEILLPIINEFNVPVAVGLIGYGSECYGYDDSISRDHDFSAMPSIWLRHDDYLKYGEKFKNILKELPNEFEGFKVLDESVWGKNRRGILDIDEYIYSFLGSNTAPDNDLEFRNIPQYLLSAFTNGEIFRDDFGIITSIREKVKFYPRDIKYNMMATRCMNMNSSYINYERCIKRNEYVAANQALSLFITASIEMYFLINEKYCPYYKWQHKMLSEIDNKAYNLFNDLVKPKTTYNKKINIMDEICSDIIDKLEDKDIVIRIADFIGYYGPVIQSRIKNETIKELGCWRD, from the coding sequence ATGAAAGGAATGCTTTTAGCTAAAAAATACTATAATGAAATACTTTTACCTATAATCAATGAATTTAATGTGCCTGTTGCAGTAGGCCTTATAGGTTATGGTTCAGAATGTTATGGTTATGATGATAGTATATCAAGAGACCATGATTTTTCAGCAATGCCATCTATTTGGTTAAGACATGATGATTATTTAAAATATGGAGAAAAATTTAAAAATATTTTAAAAGAATTACCAAATGAATTTGAAGGTTTTAAAGTATTAGATGAAAGTGTTTGGGGTAAAAATAGGCGTGGTATTTTAGATATAGATGAGTATATTTATAGTTTTTTGGGTAGTAACACTGCACCTGATAATGACTTAGAATTTAGAAACATACCACAATACTTATTATCTGCTTTTACCAATGGTGAAATTTTTAGAGATGATTTTGGAATAATTACAAGCATAAGAGAAAAAGTTAAGTTTTACCCAAGAGATATAAAATATAATATGATGGCGACTAGATGCATGAATATGAATAGTTCATATATTAATTATGAAAGATGCATTAAAAGAAATGAGTATGTTGCTGCAAATCAAGCACTATCACTATTTATTACTGCAAGTATAGAAATGTATTTTTTAATAAATGAAAAATATTGTCCATACTATAAGTGGCAACATAAAATGTTAAGTGAGATTGATAATAAAGCATATAATTTATTTAATGATTTAGTAAAACCTAAAACTACATATAATAAAAAGATAAATATAATGGATGAAATATGTTCAGATATAATTGATAAATTAGAAGATAAAGATATAGTAATTAGAATAGCTGATTTTATAGGCTATTATGGGCCTGTTATACAAAGTAGAATAAAAAATGAAACTATAAAAGAACTAGGTTGTTGGAGAGATTAA
- a CDS encoding rhodanese-like domain-containing protein produces the protein MFNIFKSKSNLKSVSVNELKEILEKEKPILIDVRTTDEYSEGHIKQAQNIPLDQIDKAVEKYKDNKKPIYVICRGGNRSEKAQKYLAKNGIETINVKGGMLAWESM, from the coding sequence ATGTTTAATATTTTTAAAAGTAAAAGTAATTTAAAATCTGTAAGTGTAAATGAATTAAAAGAAATTTTAGAAAAAGAAAAACCCATACTTATAGACGTCAGAACAACTGATGAGTATAGTGAAGGGCATATAAAGCAAGCACAAAACATACCGTTAGACCAAATAGATAAGGCGGTAGAAAAGTATAAAGACAATAAAAAACCTATATATGTAATTTGTAGGGGTGGAAATAGAAGTGAAAAAGCACAGAAATATCTTGCAAAGAATGGAATAGAAACAATAAATGTAAAAGGCGGAATGCTTGCTTGGGAGAGCATGTAG
- a CDS encoding alpha/beta hydrolase: KSTYNTYLLYNPYFKGVDVKHPYASPVYGNFKGFPKTLIQYGGLEILSDDSIKVCERMKESGVDCRIEGYENMIHVFQIINFLSEAKQATNSIANFIGEIFNDKRVENK; this comes from the coding sequence AAATCAACATATAATACATATTTACTATATAATCCATATTTTAAAGGAGTAGACGTTAAACACCCTTATGCATCGCCAGTATATGGTAATTTTAAGGGATTCCCTAAAACTTTAATTCAATATGGTGGCTTAGAAATATTAAGTGATGATAGTATAAAAGTATGTGAAAGAATGAAAGAAAGTGGCGTTGACTGTAGAATAGAAGGATACGAAAATATGATACATGTATTCCAAATTATAAATTTTTTAAGTGAAGCTAAACAAGCGACAAATAGTATAGCTAATTTTATAGGAGAAATATTCAATGATAAGAGAGTTGAAAATAAATAA
- a CDS encoding Maf family protein produces the protein MKYILASGSPRRKELLGQIIKDFEIIIPNVDENLDIKNPEKLVLELSKLKANSITKYGIIISADTIVVKGDKILGKPKNYNEAFNMLKSLSNSSHFVYTGVCIKNENEIDNFVVKTKIYFRKLSDEEIEKYIKDKSPYDKAGSYGIQETDFCVKIDGSYTNVVGLPTEELRKKLYESIYSKKR, from the coding sequence ATGAAATATATATTAGCTTCTGGTTCTCCTAGAAGAAAAGAATTATTAGGGCAAATTATAAAAGATTTTGAAATTATAATACCTAATGTAGATGAAAACTTAGATATTAAAAATCCAGAAAAATTGGTTTTAGAACTTAGTAAATTAAAAGCCAATTCTATAACTAAATATGGTATAATAATATCAGCAGATACTATAGTTGTAAAAGGTGATAAAATATTAGGGAAACCCAAAAACTATAATGAAGCATTTAATATGCTTAAAAGCTTATCAAATAGTTCGCATTTTGTATATACTGGAGTATGTATAAAAAATGAAAATGAAATTGATAATTTTGTAGTTAAAACAAAAATATATTTTAGAAAATTAAGTGATGAAGAGATAGAAAAATATATTAAAGATAAAAGCCCTTATGATAAGGCAGGATCTTATGGTATACAAGAAACTGATTTTTGTGTTAAAATTGATGGTAGTTATACTAATGTAGTCGGATTACCCACAGAAGAATTGAGAAAGAAGTTATATGAAAGTATTTATAGTAAAAAAAGATAA
- a CDS encoding DNA polymerase III subunit alpha, with protein sequence MYINLKLHTDYTLLEATAKVDDYLKRIKEYNQKSMAITNTSLFGTINYYEKALKLGIKPIIALELYTYGLEIEGEFAITVYAKNIDGYKALIKLSTVSNNRRIANRNIIDIQEISKYSKDLVVLVGGINSEVFKSIDNLDYAHAKNVVIKYNKYFDDFYLELPAFNMLKRNIEEYIDIIKETETKFVITNDVYYLDKGDAFIQKIVTAIKENRNLSSIKTAYKPEDLYLKDYNQISKDLEYIDKEIFDEGIKSIGEIVDKCNVEIELSNKELPIYLKNINEKEVLKDLVYKGLKEKNITDDRYIKRIEYEISVIDKMGFNSYFLITQDIVKFARENKILVGVGRGSAAGSLVSYLLDITKIDPIKYDLIFERFLNAGRKSMPDIDLDFEANRREEVISYVMQRYGQDYVSNIVTFSTLKEKQILRDLTRVLNKTLSKDDKSRILSKLLDNVRHSSIHASGVIISREKLENIVPIYKDLELKINVSQYDMKELEHLGLLKMDFLALANLDIISETIKDINIDLDNIELDNQKAFELYNKGDTIGLFQVESMGITSLIKRFKINSIHDISAALALYRPGPLGSGMVDDVIKRKNKLENIEYEIDDLKGILDNTYGIMIYQEQVMQIAQKIADYSLIEADDLRRAISKKKPDILEKHKINFITKAVEKGYDKQKIEKLYSQIEAFGDYGFNKSHSISYAIISYYTAYLKANYTKEYMKALLNHKITDYNKLNVYFNELEKYNIKLEKPSINNSNVFFVVENENIRYAFYSISGISQNLASDIVFEREKSGKFTDINDFTYRMTKYGINQRQLESLALAGVFDEFEISRKEVQNNAKEILEIAKKIVESDENITRTLFFTDNSSIAMYEKKNIDEYSLIELSNIEITKLGLPLLYYNSKEYENLKTILILKNNIELAYVYSKDKIISNGVEYKNNLRKDITKYINKPCFIRKNKNYISDIFKLKEITNVKVNILLDNLSDEKKLNIKKIMKQNTGNIKVNFYNNNIKLDGKVYIELSYKTISQLVKEVSVNNIKIVIS encoded by the coding sequence ATGTATATAAATTTAAAGCTACATACAGATTATACTTTATTAGAAGCAACTGCAAAAGTTGATGACTATCTAAAAAGAATAAAAGAATATAATCAAAAAAGTATGGCAATAACAAATACTTCCTTATTTGGAACAATAAACTATTATGAAAAAGCATTAAAATTAGGCATTAAACCTATAATCGCTTTAGAACTATATACTTATGGTTTGGAAATAGAGGGAGAATTTGCAATAACTGTTTATGCGAAAAACATTGATGGTTATAAGGCTTTAATAAAATTGAGTACAGTATCTAATAATAGGAGAATAGCAAATAGAAATATAATAGATATACAAGAAATTTCTAAGTATAGTAAAGATTTAGTTGTATTAGTTGGTGGTATAAATTCAGAAGTTTTTAAGAGTATAGATAATTTAGATTATGCACATGCTAAAAATGTGGTAATTAAATATAATAAATATTTTGATGATTTTTATCTTGAATTACCTGCTTTTAATATGCTAAAACGAAATATAGAAGAGTATATAGACATAATAAAAGAAACTGAAACTAAGTTTGTAATAACTAATGACGTATATTATTTAGATAAAGGAGATGCCTTTATACAAAAAATAGTAACTGCTATTAAAGAAAATAGAAATTTAAGTTCTATAAAAACAGCATATAAGCCAGAGGATTTATACTTAAAAGACTATAATCAAATTTCAAAAGATTTAGAATATATAGATAAAGAAATTTTTGATGAAGGTATAAAAAGTATAGGAGAAATAGTTGATAAATGTAATGTAGAAATAGAATTATCAAATAAAGAGTTACCAATATATTTAAAAAATATTAATGAAAAAGAAGTTTTAAAAGATTTAGTATATAAGGGTTTAAAAGAAAAAAATATAACAGATGATAGATATATTAAAAGAATAGAATACGAAATAAGTGTAATAGATAAAATGGGATTTAATTCATATTTTTTGATAACACAAGACATAGTCAAGTTTGCAAGAGAAAATAAGATATTAGTTGGTGTAGGTAGGGGTTCGGCTGCAGGAAGTTTAGTATCATATTTATTAGATATTACTAAAATAGACCCCATAAAATACGACTTAATATTTGAAAGATTTTTAAATGCTGGTAGAAAAAGTATGCCAGATATAGATTTAGATTTTGAAGCAAATAGGCGTGAAGAAGTAATAAGTTATGTAATGCAAAGATATGGACAAGATTATGTTTCAAATATAGTAACTTTTTCTACACTAAAAGAAAAACAAATTTTAAGAGATTTAACAAGAGTTTTAAATAAGACATTATCAAAAGATGATAAATCTAGAATTTTATCTAAATTATTAGATAATGTAAGGCATAGTTCTATTCATGCATCAGGAGTTATAATCTCAAGAGAAAAATTAGAAAATATAGTTCCTATATATAAAGATTTAGAATTAAAAATAAATGTATCTCAATATGATATGAAAGAATTAGAACATTTAGGGCTTTTAAAGATGGATTTTTTAGCACTTGCTAACCTTGATATAATATCTGAAACTATAAAAGATATAAATATAGATTTAGATAATATTGAATTAGATAATCAAAAAGCCTTTGAATTATACAATAAAGGAGATACTATAGGACTATTTCAAGTTGAATCAATGGGAATTACTAGCCTAATTAAAAGATTTAAAATAAATAGTATTCACGACATATCAGCAGCCTTAGCCCTATATAGACCAGGGCCTTTAGGTAGTGGTATGGTAGATGACGTAATTAAGAGAAAAAATAAATTAGAAAATATAGAATATGAAATAGATGATTTAAAAGGAATTTTAGATAATACATATGGAATAATGATATATCAAGAACAAGTTATGCAAATTGCACAAAAAATTGCAGATTATTCATTAATAGAAGCAGATGATTTAAGAAGAGCAATAAGCAAGAAAAAACCTGATATTTTAGAAAAACATAAAATAAACTTTATAACCAAAGCAGTAGAAAAAGGTTATGATAAACAAAAAATAGAAAAATTGTACTCTCAAATTGAAGCATTTGGAGATTATGGTTTTAATAAATCACACTCTATATCTTATGCAATAATTTCATATTACACAGCATATTTAAAAGCAAATTATACAAAAGAATATATGAAAGCATTATTAAATCATAAGATAACAGACTATAATAAGTTAAATGTATATTTTAATGAATTAGAAAAGTATAATATAAAATTAGAAAAACCTAGTATAAATAACTCTAATGTTTTCTTTGTTGTAGAAAATGAGAATATTAGATATGCATTTTATTCAATAAGTGGAATAAGTCAAAATTTGGCATCAGACATAGTATTTGAAAGAGAAAAATCAGGTAAATTTACTGATATTAATGATTTTACATATAGAATGACAAAATATGGTATAAATCAAAGACAATTAGAAAGTTTAGCATTAGCAGGAGTTTTTGATGAATTTGAAATAAGTAGAAAAGAAGTTCAAAATAATGCAAAAGAAATATTAGAAATAGCCAAAAAAATAGTAGAAAGTGATGAAAATATAACAAGAACCCTATTTTTTACAGATAATAGTAGTATAGCCATGTACGAAAAAAAGAATATAGATGAATATAGTTTAATTGAATTAAGTAATATAGAAATAACAAAACTAGGTTTACCTTTGTTGTACTATAACTCAAAAGAGTATGAAAATCTAAAAACTATTCTTATACTAAAAAATAATATAGAATTAGCCTATGTATATAGTAAAGATAAGATAATATCTAATGGGGTAGAATACAAGAATAATTTAAGAAAAGATATAACAAAGTATATAAATAAACCTTGTTTTATAAGAAAAAACAAAAACTATATAAGCGACATTTTTAAATTAAAAGAAATAACAAATGTAAAAGTAAATATATTATTAGATAATTTAAGTGATGAAAAAAAACTTAATATAAAAAAAATTATGAAACAAAATACAGGTAATATAAAAGTTAATTTCTATAATAACAACATAAAATTAGATGGTAAAGTATATATAGAATTATCATATAAAACTATAAGCCAATTAGTTAAAGAAGTAAGTGTAAATAATATAAAAATAGTAATATCATAG
- a CDS encoding cysteine desulfurase family protein, producing the protein MKNIYLDNAASTKFREELLDELVELNRNIYANPSSVHSLGRQSRVLLENARLTVAKNLGVDAKNIIFTSGATESNNMAINSAINKQKEILCSSIEHSSILEHMKQLETMGYIVKYINVKSDGMIDLEHFRSLMSDKVGLVVVMAVNNETGSIQAIKEIAKEIKNKNIHFHVDAAQYITKEKMNIYEMGADSMSFSAHKFYGPKGVGILYIKDDIAIKKLIYGGKQERNKRAGTENLLNIILSSKALEIAINNMEKEKAYVKGLMDYFVSNIQEMENIQINGENRISNIINISIKDKNIQLLLPMLDLKGICVSGGSACMSGSLSGSHVLKAMGFDDDRVMSSIRISLGIYNTKEEIDYLITTLKEI; encoded by the coding sequence ATGAAAAATATATATTTAGATAATGCGGCATCAACAAAATTTAGAGAAGAACTATTAGATGAGTTAGTAGAACTTAATAGAAATATATATGCTAATCCATCATCAGTTCATAGTTTAGGTAGGCAAAGTAGAGTATTACTTGAAAATGCAAGGCTAACAGTTGCTAAAAATCTTGGTGTTGATGCTAAAAATATAATATTTACATCTGGGGCAACAGAATCTAATAATATGGCTATTAATAGTGCTATAAATAAACAAAAGGAAATATTATGTTCTAGTATAGAGCATTCTAGTATATTAGAGCATATGAAGCAATTAGAAACGATGGGCTATATAGTAAAATATATAAATGTTAAAAGCGATGGAATGATAGATTTAGAGCATTTTAGAAGCCTAATGAGTGATAAGGTAGGCTTGGTAGTAGTAATGGCTGTAAACAACGAAACAGGCTCTATACAAGCTATAAAAGAAATAGCAAAAGAGATAAAAAATAAGAATATACATTTTCATGTAGATGCAGCACAATATATAACGAAAGAAAAAATGAATATTTATGAAATGGGTGCAGACAGTATGAGTTTTTCAGCTCATAAGTTCTATGGACCAAAAGGAGTAGGAATCTTATACATAAAAGATGACATAGCTATAAAAAAATTAATATATGGTGGTAAGCAAGAGAGAAATAAAAGAGCAGGTACTGAAAATTTATTAAACATAATATTATCTAGTAAGGCTTTAGAAATTGCAATTAATAATATGGAAAAAGAAAAAGCATATGTTAAAGGATTAATGGACTATTTTGTATCTAATATACAAGAAATGGAAAATATACAAATAAATGGAGAGAATAGAATAAGTAATATAATAAATATTAGTATTAAAGATAAAAATATACAATTACTATTACCTATGTTAGATTTAAAAGGTATATGTGTTAGTGGTGGTTCTGCTTGTATGAGTGGTAGTTTATCTGGTTCACATGTTTTAAAGGCTATGGGATTTGATGATGATAGAGTAATGTCATCTATAAGAATAAGTTTAGGTATATATAATACAAAAGAAGAAATTGATTATCTTATAACTACACTAAAAGAAATTTAA
- a CDS encoding NAD(+)/NADH kinase, with translation MKVFIVKKDNIDISNEIKMLNENSIEIVKENPDYIFSFGGDGTILKALKYAIKYNKPIIPINYGKIGYMADIEVHEFLEVIKAIKNKEYILSKRYLLNCKILDNEYYALNDIVFKNNFLDEIYLYDKEKLVTKYRADGLIISTPTGSTAYAMSAGGSIIHPELKLLNIVAIASQYLGTRSLILPNIKLNVSSNSDIYIDGLKIDEKKEVYVELSDKYVEILELKTKNYYNILKTKLEWR, from the coding sequence ATGAAAGTATTTATAGTAAAAAAAGATAACATAGATATATCTAACGAAATTAAAATGTTAAATGAAAACAGTATAGAAATTGTAAAAGAAAATCCAGACTATATATTTAGTTTTGGTGGAGATGGCACTATATTAAAAGCACTAAAGTATGCTATAAAATACAATAAGCCCATTATTCCCATAAATTATGGTAAGATAGGTTATATGGCAGATATAGAAGTACATGAATTTTTAGAAGTTATAAAAGCAATTAAAAATAAGGAATATATTTTAAGTAAAAGATATTTGTTAAATTGTAAAATATTAGATAATGAGTATTATGCATTAAATGATATAGTATTTAAAAATAATTTTTTAGATGAAATATATTTATATGATAAAGAAAAATTAGTAACAAAATATAGAGCAGATGGTCTAATAATATCAACACCAACAGGCTCAACTGCTTATGCTATGTCAGCAGGTGGAAGTATTATACACCCTGAATTAAAATTACTAAATATAGTTGCAATAGCTTCTCAATATTTAGGGACAAGATCATTAATATTACCTAATATTAAATTAAATGTATCTTCTAATTCTGATATATATATAGATGGTTTAAAAATAGATGAAAAGAAAGAAGTTTATGTAGAATTAAGTGATAAATACGTAGAAATACTAGAATTAAAAACAAAAAATTATTACAATATATTAAAAACGAAACTTGAATGGAGGTAA
- the recN gene encoding DNA repair protein RecN, which yields MIRELKINNLAIIKDLEIDLETNFSVLTGETGAGKSIILDGISFLTGARSNVLAIRNGEKKLSVEAVIDLTDENIEKLQEITDTIDFSDKELIIYREIGIDSKSKIIVNDKRVTLSTLKNIMEQLVDIVGQHENQYLLNKTYHINLLDAFIDKKKYNLKSIVSDIKNLNVEIDRLEIEKKEILEKKELYNFNIQEIDKLELYDGIDEELEAEYKLIFNSGRIKEAFARLVYELDENVLTGVKNCVRTINSISDVSTEISDINDRLEDIKEQLNDIYNDISCKDISEDNDTKLEEIADRLNKINKIKNKYKDSISNILIYKEQMQEKLSNIEYSSDKIEELKKLKDEKTNMYFENAKQLSKDRKEYAKKLEKEINNELYELNMKGASFKVNIDIKDGMHENGIDDIEFMIKANEGQEYNKLSKIASGGEISRIMLALKVVFSRVDNLSTLIFDEIDTGISGETVKLVAKKLRKLSKNIQVICVTHSPSIAIMADEQFLIEKTTDNSITETEIKKLNDEERIDEIARIISGDSITTALRNHIKEMMKGKNE from the coding sequence ATGATAAGAGAGTTGAAAATAAATAATTTAGCAATAATAAAAGATTTAGAAATAGATTTAGAAACTAATTTTTCAGTATTAACTGGGGAAACAGGTGCAGGTAAATCTATAATTTTAGATGGAATTTCATTTTTGACAGGTGCTAGGTCTAATGTTTTAGCAATAAGAAATGGCGAGAAAAAATTAAGTGTTGAAGCAGTCATTGATTTAACAGATGAAAATATAGAAAAGTTACAAGAAATAACAGACACTATTGATTTTTCAGATAAAGAATTAATAATTTATAGAGAAATAGGTATAGATTCTAAATCTAAAATAATAGTAAATGATAAAAGAGTTACTTTGTCTACACTAAAAAATATAATGGAACAATTAGTTGATATAGTTGGGCAACACGAAAATCAATATTTACTTAATAAGACTTATCATATAAATTTATTAGATGCATTTATAGACAAGAAAAAATATAATTTGAAAAGTATAGTAAGTGATATAAAAAATCTAAATGTTGAAATAGACAGGTTAGAAATAGAAAAAAAAGAAATACTAGAAAAAAAAGAATTATATAATTTTAATATACAAGAAATTGATAAATTAGAACTATATGATGGCATAGATGAAGAATTAGAAGCAGAATATAAATTGATATTTAATTCAGGCCGTATAAAAGAAGCCTTTGCTAGATTAGTTTATGAATTAGATGAAAATGTTTTAACAGGAGTTAAAAATTGTGTTAGAACCATAAATAGTATATCTGACGTTTCAACTGAAATTTCTGATATTAATGATAGATTAGAAGATATTAAAGAACAGTTAAATGATATATATAATGATATATCATGTAAAGATATTTCAGAGGATAATGATACTAAATTAGAAGAAATTGCAGACAGATTAAATAAAATAAATAAGATAAAAAATAAGTATAAAGATAGTATAAGTAATATCTTAATATATAAAGAGCAAATGCAAGAAAAGTTATCTAATATAGAATATTCATCTGATAAAATAGAAGAACTTAAAAAATTAAAAGATGAAAAAACTAATATGTATTTTGAAAATGCAAAACAACTAAGTAAAGATAGAAAAGAATATGCTAAAAAATTAGAAAAAGAAATAAATAATGAGCTATATGAACTTAATATGAAAGGTGCATCATTTAAAGTAAACATAGATATTAAAGATGGAATGCATGAAAATGGTATAGATGATATTGAGTTTATGATAAAGGCAAATGAAGGTCAAGAATATAATAAGTTATCAAAAATAGCATCAGGTGGAGAAATTTCAAGAATAATGTTAGCATTAAAAGTTGTATTTTCTAGGGTAGATAATTTATCTACATTAATATTTGATGAAATAGATACGGGAATATCGGGTGAAACTGTAAAACTAGTTGCTAAAAAACTTAGAAAATTATCAAAAAATATACAAGTAATATGTGTAACACATTCACCTAGTATAGCAATTATGGCAGATGAACAATTTTTAATAGAGAAAACTACTGATAATTCTATTACAGAAACTGAAATTAAAAAATTAAATGATGAAGAAAGAATAGATGAAATTGCTAGAATAATATCAGGAGATAGTATAACTACTGCTCTTAGAAATCATATTAAAGAAATGATGAAGGGTAAAAATGAATAA
- the xerA gene encoding site-specific tyrosine recombinase/integron integrase, with amino-acid sequence MNKETSLYIREFLDYLKIEKGLSELTIRSYRVDLKSFFKKTQKEYNNVEKDDIYAYIENMKNMFKHNTVQRKISSLKTFYKYLYMNKLIDKDPTNTIKAMKKEKRLPDILTESEFSRILETFNHEPKSVRDKLILKLLMATGARISEIINLEIRDIEDNEYRYIRVLGKGSKYRYIPIYDEIANEIKEYIKTERELLKHSRRDHKLFTGATRTSFYLVFKEHAKNCGIEKSVHPHMIRHSIASLLLKNGADIRIVQELLGHASITTTELYTHVEKSKLKSIYDSIGLGEENED; translated from the coding sequence ATGAATAAAGAAACAAGTTTGTATATTAGAGAATTTTTGGATTACTTAAAGATAGAAAAGGGTTTAAGTGAATTAACTATTAGAAGTTATAGAGTGGATTTGAAATCTTTTTTTAAAAAAACACAAAAAGAATATAATAATGTAGAAAAAGATGATATATATGCCTATATAGAAAATATGAAAAATATGTTTAAACATAATACTGTTCAAAGAAAAATATCATCACTTAAAACTTTTTATAAGTATCTATATATGAATAAACTTATTGATAAAGACCCAACTAATACCATAAAAGCAATGAAAAAAGAAAAAAGACTACCTGATATATTAACTGAGAGTGAATTTAGTAGAATATTAGAAACTTTTAATCATGAGCCTAAGAGTGTTAGAGATAAACTAATCTTAAAATTACTAATGGCAACAGGTGCTAGAATTTCTGAAATAATTAACTTAGAAATAAGAGATATAGAAGATAACGAATATAGATATATAAGAGTATTGGGTAAAGGTTCTAAATATAGATATATACCTATATATGATGAGATAGCAAATGAAATAAAAGAGTATATAAAAACGGAAAGAGAACTATTAAAGCATAGTAGAAGAGATCATAAACTATTTACTGGTGCTACAAGAACTTCTTTTTATCTAGTTTTTAAAGAACATGCAAAAAATTGTGGAATAGAAAAAAGTGTTCACCCACATATGATAAGACACTCTATTGCAAGTTTATTATTAAAAAATGGGGCAGATATTAGAATAGTTCAGGAATTATTAGGTCATGCAAGTATTACAACGACTGAACTATATACTCATGTTGAAAAATCAAAATTAAAGTCTATATATGATAGTATAGGTTTAGGAGAAGAAAATGAAGATTAA